A stretch of Gemmatimonas aurantiaca T-27 DNA encodes these proteins:
- a CDS encoding flagellar basal body P-ring protein FlgI yields MIHINARILGAVALALVVVAPSAVLAQNDIKIRDLTAQEGAMPVRLVGYGLAVGLDGTGDRAIGGQTAGPTVQGVINTLRRFNIEVPADLIRMRNVAAVLVTAEVSPFLRAGGRFEIHVSSMGDARSLRGGVLYMTPLVADANGPALASAQGALLVSDGGAVQRYTPTHETTARIPSGGVLEADLPRPAIAAVSRLLLREPDLGMATKIAAAINGSMGEKTALVEDEGAVIITLADSGSKPLAMAKIRELAIAPESRPRLVIDGRDGTVVAGGDMVVGSATVSHGAITLAIGKVADNDTAAIPGSVRLPAGIPVQRVATALHAVQTPVNEIAAIFAALREVGAITAEVIVR; encoded by the coding sequence GTGATCCACATCAACGCTCGTATCCTTGGCGCAGTGGCACTCGCGCTGGTGGTGGTCGCCCCGTCCGCGGTGCTGGCCCAGAACGACATCAAGATTCGCGACCTCACCGCGCAGGAAGGCGCGATGCCGGTTCGCCTCGTGGGATACGGACTCGCGGTTGGTCTCGATGGCACGGGTGATCGTGCGATCGGTGGCCAGACCGCCGGTCCCACCGTGCAGGGCGTGATCAACACGCTCCGCCGTTTCAACATCGAAGTGCCGGCGGATCTGATCCGCATGCGCAACGTGGCCGCCGTGCTGGTCACGGCTGAAGTCTCGCCGTTCCTGCGCGCGGGTGGTCGTTTCGAGATTCACGTGTCGAGCATGGGTGACGCCCGCTCGCTGCGTGGTGGCGTGCTGTACATGACGCCGCTGGTGGCGGACGCCAACGGTCCCGCACTGGCCTCGGCGCAGGGCGCGCTGCTGGTGAGTGATGGTGGTGCCGTCCAGCGCTATACGCCGACCCACGAAACCACCGCGCGCATTCCGAGCGGTGGTGTGCTCGAAGCGGACCTGCCGCGTCCGGCCATTGCCGCGGTGTCGCGTCTGCTGCTGCGTGAACCAGATCTCGGCATGGCCACCAAGATTGCGGCCGCCATCAATGGCTCGATGGGCGAAAAGACCGCACTGGTGGAAGACGAAGGCGCGGTGATCATCACACTCGCCGACTCCGGCTCCAAGCCGCTGGCCATGGCGAAGATCCGCGAACTGGCCATCGCGCCGGAATCGCGTCCCCGCCTGGTGATCGATGGTCGTGACGGTACGGTGGTCGCTGGTGGCGACATGGTGGTGGGTTCCGCCACGGTGAGCCACGGCGCCATTACCCTGGCCATCGGCAAGGTGGCCGACAACGACACCGCCGCCATTCCCGGCAGCGTGCGTCTCCCGGCCGGCATCCCGGTGCAACGGGTGGCCACCGCCCTGCACGCCGTGCAAACACCGGTGAACGAGATCGCGGCGATCTTTGCGGCGCTCCGTGAAGTTGGTGCCATCACCGCCGAGGTGATCGTCAGATGA
- a CDS encoding flagellar basal body L-ring protein FlgH, with protein MTELLRSRLLQTIATLGAAGAIVLGTPKQLIAQAPPTGQAAGQTAGAAATGAAPAAANAAPGVPPAPTIVPRTSWTADRRAFAVGDIITVLVDDYTITTAVKENVSSDTRTRGLSVNARMPESSKSVGIDSRNAADQTQRGQARRENRFQNELSVRVVAVGQNGLLQVKGSKIIDVDKSKQDIVFTGWVRAQDISVANLVESSRVADLQIGYASPGPLGKPKQGILTKVLGALWP; from the coding sequence ATGACCGAACTTCTGCGTTCACGGCTGCTGCAGACCATTGCCACACTCGGTGCTGCCGGTGCGATCGTGCTCGGCACCCCCAAGCAGCTTATCGCCCAGGCCCCACCGACCGGGCAGGCTGCTGGCCAGACGGCTGGTGCCGCAGCCACCGGTGCAGCACCGGCTGCCGCCAATGCCGCGCCGGGTGTCCCACCCGCGCCAACCATCGTGCCACGCACCTCGTGGACGGCGGACCGCCGAGCCTTCGCAGTGGGTGACATCATCACGGTGCTGGTGGATGACTACACGATCACCACGGCCGTGAAGGAAAACGTCTCGTCGGATACGCGCACGCGTGGCCTGTCGGTGAATGCCCGCATGCCCGAAAGCTCCAAGAGCGTCGGCATCGATTCACGCAACGCCGCCGACCAGACACAGCGTGGCCAGGCGCGCCGCGAAAATCGCTTCCAGAATGAACTCAGCGTGCGCGTGGTCGCCGTGGGGCAGAACGGCCTGCTGCAAGTGAAGGGTTCGAAGATCATCGACGTCGACAAGTCCAAGCAGGACATCGTCTTCACCGGGTGGGTGCGAGCGCAGGACATCTCGGTGGCCAATCTCGTGGAATCCAGCCGCGTCGCGGATCTGCAGATCGGCTATGCGTCGCCCGGCCCGCTCGGCAAGCCCAAGCAGGGTATCCTCACCAAGGTGCTGGGAGCACTCTGGCCGTGA
- the flgA gene encoding flagellar basal body P-ring formation chaperone FlgA, with translation MPLWLSRILVVVAMSLGAACALRAQTGNVSASITQVSSASSATPSAAPQLRRDQRQITLAVAARAMVRGETLQAEDITLVDTTIVWRWSSIDPDTTRPSAGWVTRRAIAAGEVLRAPAVMAPPVVTSGAAVTAIWQDGPLRLVLAGVATNTAAVGAPVSVRIDRNRRLDGIAIAPNTVRLR, from the coding sequence ATGCCTCTTTGGCTCTCCCGCATCCTCGTGGTCGTCGCCATGTCGCTCGGCGCGGCATGTGCACTGCGCGCGCAGACCGGCAACGTGTCGGCGTCGATCACGCAGGTGTCCTCGGCATCCTCAGCCACGCCGTCGGCGGCGCCGCAACTGCGTCGCGATCAGCGTCAGATCACGCTCGCCGTGGCGGCGCGCGCGATGGTGCGTGGTGAGACGTTGCAGGCCGAAGACATCACCCTCGTGGATACCACGATCGTGTGGCGGTGGAGCTCGATCGATCCGGACACCACGCGTCCGTCGGCGGGTTGGGTGACGCGTCGTGCCATCGCCGCTGGCGAAGTGCTGCGCGCACCGGCCGTGATGGCGCCACCGGTCGTAACCAGTGGGGCCGCTGTGACGGCCATCTGGCAGGATGGACCGCTTCGCCTCGTCCTTGCGGGCGTGGCCACCAACACAGCAGCGGTTGGCGCACCGGTCAGTGTGCGCATCGACCGCAATCGTCGACTCGATGGCATCGCCATCGCGCCGAATACTGTTCGCCTTCGCTGA
- the flgG gene encoding flagellar basal-body rod protein FlgG — MDPALRAAATGMMAQQTRTEVIAHNLANVNTPGFKRSRAHFEDLLYQTVQGQQVLGENDTQITPAIQVGRGTRLAGVQRLHEQGPIEETGRNLDIAIEGEGFFQIQLPSGETAYSRDGSLQISDQGVLVTSAGYALQPPVRIPDDASEFTVSATGVVSVRRGNDIQPTEIGRIELARFANPSGLLSLGQNLLAPTAASGQPVVGYPNDAGMGRLQQNSLEGSNVEIVQEMVEMIAAMRAYEINSKAIKTADEMGQIANNIAR, encoded by the coding sequence ATGGATCCGGCACTTCGCGCCGCCGCTACCGGCATGATGGCGCAGCAGACACGCACCGAAGTCATCGCCCACAACCTCGCCAACGTGAACACGCCCGGCTTCAAGCGGAGCCGTGCACACTTCGAAGACCTGCTCTATCAAACCGTGCAGGGTCAGCAGGTGCTGGGCGAAAACGATACGCAGATCACGCCCGCCATTCAGGTCGGACGCGGCACGCGCCTGGCCGGTGTACAGCGCCTGCATGAACAGGGCCCCATCGAAGAAACGGGGCGCAATCTCGATATCGCCATCGAAGGCGAAGGCTTCTTCCAGATTCAGCTTCCCTCGGGAGAAACCGCCTACTCGCGCGACGGCAGTCTGCAGATCTCCGATCAGGGTGTGCTCGTGACGAGCGCAGGCTACGCGCTGCAGCCGCCGGTGCGCATTCCCGATGACGCATCGGAATTCACCGTGTCCGCGACGGGCGTGGTGAGTGTACGTCGCGGCAACGATATCCAGCCCACCGAAATCGGCCGCATCGAACTCGCGCGCTTTGCGAATCCGTCCGGCTTGCTCTCGCTCGGCCAGAACCTGCTCGCACCCACCGCCGCCTCGGGCCAGCCGGTGGTCGGCTATCCGAACGACGCCGGCATGGGCCGCCTGCAGCAGAACAGCCTCGAAGGCTCGAACGTCGAGATCGTGCAGGAAATGGTCGAAATGATCGCCGCGATGCGGGCATACGAGATCAACTCCAAGGCCATCAAGACGGCCGACGAGATGGGTCAGATCGCCAACAACATCGCGCGGTAA
- a CDS encoding flagellar hook-basal body protein, translating to MPGPVQNNGLSSAASALQMLERKQQVLANNLANASTRGFKAETTFARMMGNQLAKADTAIDLTPGTLTETHNSLDLALEGDGFFVVDTPAGERFVRNGNFRLDANRHLTDEQGNPVLGENGAISLPQGTIEVDATGLITVNGKPQQRLRVERVASGTDLEHEGGTRFIPDASRQVIPPTERTVKQGFLEESNVNPMSAMTEMLTVLHRYGAAQQTLSTIDAVRGIAVTDLAKPV from the coding sequence ATGCCAGGTCCCGTTCAGAACAATGGGTTGTCCAGCGCCGCTTCCGCGCTCCAGATGCTGGAGCGGAAGCAGCAGGTGCTCGCCAACAACCTCGCCAACGCGTCCACCCGCGGCTTCAAGGCGGAGACGACGTTCGCACGCATGATGGGCAACCAGCTGGCCAAGGCCGACACTGCCATCGACCTCACCCCCGGCACCCTCACCGAAACCCACAACTCCCTCGACCTCGCGCTCGAAGGGGACGGGTTCTTCGTGGTGGATACGCCCGCCGGGGAGCGGTTCGTCCGCAACGGCAACTTCCGACTCGATGCCAACCGCCATCTCACCGACGAACAGGGCAACCCTGTTCTCGGCGAAAACGGCGCCATCTCCCTCCCGCAGGGAACCATCGAAGTCGACGCCACCGGCCTGATCACCGTGAACGGGAAGCCCCAGCAGCGGCTTCGCGTGGAACGCGTCGCATCCGGCACCGATCTCGAGCACGAAGGTGGCACCCGCTTCATTCCCGACGCCTCACGCCAGGTCATCCCGCCCACCGAACGCACGGTGAAGCAGGGGTTCCTTGAAGAATCGAACGTGAATCCGATGTCGGCGATGACCGAGATGCTGACCGTGCTGCATCGCTACGGCGCCGCGCAGCAGACCTTGTCCACCATCGATGCGGTACGCGGGATCGCCGTGACCGACCTCGCCAAGCCCGTCTAA
- a CDS encoding ABC transporter substrate-binding protein — translation MKRSAWLSLTCCALMTALGTGAAWQARRVVDQRGKTHEFRSPAERVVTIAIPLYWHFLTVDGSEKRVVGANAVAVEQMREGIVSRVFPNASAVPTAITRGGTFTPNVEALLALRPDAVFQWADRGNALVDVLDEVGLRTLGVKNTNAESDIDAWIRMSGAASGKVARADSIIRYMRNGNNRFDAIAAKIPATQRPRVLMLTEYSRQITPNGPVSYGNLIIRRAGGINAATTDGIVSIEQVLAWNPEVILLTPFERKTPADLMQDPLWSRTPAARMRRVYKLPFGLTRWGGYGPESPMFLAWLTTLLHPELPGIALRDEMRSAYRSLYRFSATDADLDQVLQMHVNRESAGYSRFQSTARP, via the coding sequence GTGAAACGATCGGCCTGGCTTTCCCTCACCTGCTGCGCGCTGATGACGGCCCTCGGCACCGGTGCCGCTTGGCAGGCGCGCAGGGTGGTCGATCAACGGGGCAAGACCCACGAGTTCCGCAGTCCCGCCGAACGGGTCGTCACGATCGCCATTCCATTGTATTGGCACTTTCTGACCGTCGATGGCAGCGAGAAGCGTGTCGTGGGCGCCAATGCTGTGGCGGTGGAACAGATGCGCGAGGGGATCGTGTCACGGGTGTTTCCCAACGCATCCGCGGTTCCCACCGCGATTACCCGTGGGGGCACCTTCACCCCCAACGTGGAAGCGTTGCTGGCCCTCAGGCCGGACGCGGTTTTTCAGTGGGCGGATCGTGGCAATGCGTTGGTGGACGTGCTCGACGAGGTCGGGCTGCGCACGCTGGGTGTCAAGAATACCAACGCCGAATCGGACATCGACGCCTGGATCCGCATGAGCGGTGCGGCGTCAGGCAAGGTCGCACGTGCGGACTCGATCATTCGGTACATGCGCAACGGCAACAACCGGTTCGATGCCATCGCGGCAAAAATTCCCGCCACCCAGCGGCCACGCGTGCTGATGCTGACCGAGTACTCGCGCCAGATCACACCCAACGGGCCGGTGTCGTACGGCAATCTCATCATACGCCGTGCGGGCGGCATCAACGCCGCGACCACCGATGGCATTGTGAGCATCGAGCAGGTGCTCGCGTGGAATCCCGAGGTGATCCTGCTCACGCCCTTCGAGCGCAAGACACCGGCGGATCTCATGCAGGACCCGTTGTGGTCGCGCACCCCAGCGGCCCGTATGCGACGCGTTTACAAATTGCCATTCGGCCTGACCCGCTGGGGTGGCTATGGACCTGAGTCACCCATGTTTCTGGCCTGGCTGACCACGTTGCTGCACCCCGAGTTGCCGGGGATCGCGTTGCGTGACGAGATGCGCTCGGCGTATCGCTCGTTATATCGGTTCAGCGCCACGGACGCCGATCTCGATCAGGTGCTGCAGATGCACGTGAATCGTGAATCGGCCGGGTATTCGCGTTTCCAGTCGACTGCACGCCCATGA
- a CDS encoding FecCD family ABC transporter permease — MNVQATVHTQQHYRVRIVLLVLSVLLAALMLLSLCLGRYPVSPHTALQILWSGMTGLVPSVPTWTGTDVLVVNTVRLPRVVVASLAGAALGLSGATLQGLFRNPLVGPQVVGISNGAAWGGVVAILLGASSVGSLAWTFGFAMLALVAVFSLSRLSGNASIMSVVLAGIIVSAFFTALVGLAEFLADAERQLPGIVYWLLGSFATVTRTSLWVIGLPVLIAGIPLLLMRWHINVLSLGDETATALGLRAPQLRWLVLCLVTLLVTAQVSVSGAVGWVGLVVPHIARRLVGPNHQALLPASTLLGALYLLGMDDIARTMAEQELPIGVLTALMGAPVFAVVFWRSQARGWVRE; from the coding sequence ATGAACGTCCAGGCAACGGTGCACACTCAGCAGCACTATCGTGTCCGAATCGTCCTGCTGGTGTTGAGTGTCCTGCTCGCGGCGTTGATGCTGTTGTCATTGTGTCTCGGTCGGTATCCGGTCTCCCCACATACGGCGCTGCAGATTCTGTGGAGTGGCATGACGGGGCTCGTGCCCAGCGTTCCCACGTGGACCGGCACCGATGTGCTGGTGGTGAACACGGTGCGACTGCCACGGGTTGTGGTCGCGTCGCTTGCGGGCGCCGCACTCGGATTGAGTGGTGCTACGCTGCAGGGATTGTTTCGCAATCCGTTGGTGGGGCCTCAGGTGGTCGGCATCTCCAACGGCGCAGCATGGGGCGGGGTGGTCGCCATTCTGCTGGGCGCGAGCTCTGTAGGATCTCTCGCGTGGACCTTCGGCTTTGCCATGCTCGCCCTCGTGGCCGTGTTCAGCCTGAGTCGACTCAGCGGCAATGCCAGCATCATGTCCGTTGTGCTGGCCGGCATCATCGTGAGTGCGTTTTTCACCGCGTTGGTGGGGCTCGCCGAATTTCTGGCCGATGCGGAGCGTCAGTTGCCGGGCATCGTGTACTGGCTGCTGGGCAGCTTTGCCACGGTCACGCGCACCTCGTTGTGGGTGATTGGCCTGCCTGTACTGATCGCGGGCATCCCTTTGCTGCTCATGCGGTGGCATATCAACGTGCTTTCACTCGGCGACGAAACCGCGACCGCACTGGGGCTGCGGGCTCCCCAGTTGCGCTGGCTGGTGCTGTGTCTCGTCACCTTGCTGGTGACGGCGCAGGTGTCGGTGAGTGGCGCGGTCGGCTGGGTTGGGCTGGTGGTGCCACATATTGCGCGACGCCTGGTGGGACCCAACCATCAGGCGTTGCTGCCGGCGTCCACGTTGCTGGGTGCGCTCTACCTGCTGGGCATGGACGACATCGCACGCACGATGGCCGAGCAGGAGTTGCCGATCGGTGTGCTGACGGCACTGATGGGTGCGCCCGTGTTTGCGGTGGTGTTCTGGCGATCGCAGGCGAGGGGGTGGGTGCGTGAGTGA
- a CDS encoding ABC transporter ATP-binding protein has translation MSDESTPVAVNTDAIVLRDVSFAYRAGTPVIAHCSLRAPRGRILALLGPNGSGKTTLLKLIAGALAPEHGVVERSGLVGYVPQLLHLNFAYSVLDVVLMGRARQIGLFATPSRRDVDAAMTALGRVGMRGFAERSFDELSGGERQLVALARALAAHAEILVLDEPTSALDLRHQEMVLQWMQALVREDGLTVVFSTHQPQHADAVAHEVALVQGPGHVDVGPAARMLDADVVGRLFGVEIQRVRVDTLDVLTPRWKLRRG, from the coding sequence GTGAGTGACGAATCGACACCCGTGGCCGTGAACACCGACGCGATCGTGTTGCGCGATGTGTCGTTTGCCTATCGCGCGGGCACACCGGTCATTGCGCACTGCTCGTTGCGCGCGCCGCGTGGTCGTATCCTGGCGCTGCTGGGTCCCAATGGCAGCGGAAAGACCACACTGCTCAAGTTGATTGCCGGCGCACTTGCACCAGAGCACGGCGTGGTGGAGCGAAGCGGCCTGGTTGGGTATGTGCCCCAACTGCTGCACCTCAACTTCGCGTACTCGGTGCTGGACGTGGTGCTGATGGGTCGGGCGCGACAGATCGGATTGTTTGCCACACCATCACGCCGGGATGTCGATGCAGCGATGACCGCGCTGGGCCGGGTGGGCATGCGAGGGTTCGCCGAACGTTCCTTCGATGAGTTGTCGGGCGGTGAACGGCAGTTGGTCGCACTGGCGCGGGCGTTGGCGGCGCATGCGGAGATACTCGTGCTCGATGAGCCCACATCGGCGCTGGACCTGCGCCACCAGGAGATGGTGCTGCAATGGATGCAGGCGTTGGTGCGTGAGGATGGCCTGACGGTGGTGTTCAGCACGCACCAGCCACAGCACGCCGATGCTGTAGCGCACGAGGTGGCGCTGGTGCAGGGCCCCGGTCATGTGGATGTGGGGCCGGCGGCGCGCATGCTGGATGCCGATGTGGTGGGCCGGTTGTTCGGCGTCGAGATACAGCGGGTGAGGGTGGACACCCTCGACGTGCTCACGCCGCGGTGGAAGCTGCGTCGCGGTTGA
- a CDS encoding sigma-70 family RNA polymerase sigma factor: protein MNNKLWQSYQAGNPSARDRLLEEHLGLVHHVARQVSRTLAVRADFDELVSAGTIGLMTALEGFDASRGLAFSTFAAPRIRGAILDELRKQDHVPRSIRRKTREITAAREAFQRASGRAPEDRELAEQLNVDLETLWRWQADVEGAHHIPLDRAPGERENTTPVPAEVLTSGEESGVEDSLTHEQEVSHLKDAILRLKEQERIVLSLYYFEELKLHEIAKVLELTESRVSQIRSKALSKLRVELKPLRDQVA from the coding sequence ATGAACAACAAGCTCTGGCAGTCGTATCAGGCAGGCAATCCGTCTGCCCGTGACCGTCTGCTCGAAGAGCATCTTGGCCTCGTGCACCATGTCGCTCGCCAGGTGTCGCGCACGTTGGCGGTTCGCGCCGACTTCGACGAACTGGTGAGCGCCGGAACCATTGGCCTCATGACCGCGCTCGAGGGATTCGACGCCTCGCGCGGCCTGGCGTTCAGCACCTTCGCGGCGCCCCGCATTCGTGGCGCGATCCTCGACGAGCTGCGCAAGCAGGACCACGTGCCCCGTTCCATCCGTCGCAAGACCCGTGAGATCACGGCGGCGCGCGAAGCGTTCCAGCGGGCCAGTGGCCGTGCCCCGGAAGACCGGGAGCTCGCCGAACAACTGAACGTCGATCTCGAGACGCTGTGGCGCTGGCAGGCCGATGTGGAAGGTGCCCATCATATTCCGCTCGACCGCGCGCCGGGCGAACGCGAAAACACCACGCCCGTGCCAGCCGAAGTCCTGACGTCGGGTGAAGAAAGTGGTGTGGAAGACAGCCTCACGCACGAACAGGAAGTGTCACACCTCAAGGATGCGATCCTGCGACTCAAGGAACAGGAGCGCATCGTGCTGTCGCTGTACTACTTCGAAGAGCTCAAGCTGCACGAAATTGCCAAGGTGCTCGAACTGACCGAGTCGCGTGTCTCGCAGATCCGCAGCAAGGCGCTGAGCAAGCTGCGTGTGGAGCTCAAGCCGCTGCGCGATCAGGTGGCGTGA
- a CDS encoding cellulose synthase operon protein YhjQ/BcsQ codes for MSLPLMSSASSNRSQADALAGGAAYAARRTGSGDAIGPTTLLCASGRGGSGTTLISALLAVAAAGEGHRVLLIDADDFVGPLAMTLGVTPRASWQDLRGGRVSPADVATPVSTTLTLVAGGAARLAGEGAPQLTSAERKACLRRLSALSEGMDLVVIDCGARLESVLAAITPHSGERLVAIASGADPVGLASTYALCKAVATRHGALPVELLVNRLEGSEAARCFDAIDAGARQFLGLSLRLAGAIPADPTLDAALRKGMTFADAAAGSPAAVAAHDVVTRALTVRPLSRSGV; via the coding sequence ATGAGTCTTCCGCTCATGTCGTCCGCTTCGTCGAATCGCTCGCAGGCCGACGCGCTGGCCGGCGGAGCCGCGTATGCGGCGCGTCGTACGGGAAGCGGTGATGCCATCGGCCCCACCACGCTGCTCTGCGCGAGTGGTCGTGGCGGTTCGGGCACCACACTCATCTCGGCATTGCTTGCCGTGGCGGCGGCCGGTGAAGGGCATCGGGTGCTGCTCATCGACGCGGACGATTTTGTCGGACCGCTGGCGATGACCCTCGGTGTGACACCTCGTGCCAGTTGGCAGGACTTGCGTGGCGGTCGTGTATCGCCGGCCGATGTGGCCACCCCGGTGAGCACCACGCTCACCCTGGTGGCAGGCGGTGCGGCACGTCTTGCCGGTGAAGGAGCGCCACAGTTGACCAGTGCGGAACGAAAGGCCTGCCTGCGTCGACTCAGTGCACTCTCTGAAGGGATGGATTTGGTCGTGATTGACTGCGGTGCCCGACTCGAGTCGGTGCTGGCGGCCATCACACCACACTCGGGTGAGCGGTTGGTGGCGATTGCCTCCGGCGCTGACCCTGTTGGTCTTGCTTCGACGTACGCGCTCTGCAAGGCGGTGGCCACTCGACACGGTGCCCTTCCGGTGGAGCTGCTCGTCAATCGACTGGAAGGGAGCGAAGCAGCGCGTTGCTTCGACGCCATCGACGCCGGTGCCCGCCAGTTCCTCGGTCTTTCGTTGCGTCTCGCTGGCGCAATTCCTGCTGATCCGACGCTTGATGCGGCACTTCGCAAAGGCATGACCTTTGCAGATGCAGCAGCAGGGTCGCCAGCAGCGGTCGCCGCCCACGATGTCGTGACGCGCGCGTTGACTGTCCGCCCCCTTTCTCGCTCCGGTGTTTGA
- a CDS encoding putative flagellar biosynthesis protein FlhF, with protein MANQPSTTTYHTPMERFRGADLSRVSERARRLLGDDVMIMHTRTVRDEGVPMVEVLAAAGSTIDRVRARLEPAPLPPKLRKVDGRPYCIALVGPTGAGKTTTAAKLAVRRGMFGAARPGLLTIDTYRVGGMEQLATYAELADVPFEVVYDEKEVDAAMKRLSQTCDIVIVDTPGRSPASAELTERWRSLLDTIAPDEVHLVIPATLRADLAVDIGRAYRGTRAHCGTTHLLLSKLDEVPRETGVTDLALSLEMPTRWIADGQDVPADLKPGVARLLRNLGLSADAEPDWMPA; from the coding sequence ATGGCTAACCAGCCGTCGACGACCACGTATCACACGCCGATGGAGCGTTTCCGCGGCGCCGATCTGTCCCGTGTCTCCGAGCGCGCCCGTCGCCTGCTCGGCGATGACGTGATGATCATGCACACCCGCACGGTCCGTGACGAAGGCGTGCCGATGGTGGAAGTGCTCGCCGCGGCCGGTTCGACCATCGATCGGGTGCGTGCACGTCTCGAGCCCGCGCCGTTGCCGCCCAAGCTGCGCAAGGTGGATGGTCGTCCGTACTGCATCGCGCTGGTGGGTCCCACCGGCGCCGGCAAGACGACGACTGCCGCCAAGCTTGCCGTACGTCGTGGCATGTTCGGCGCCGCGCGCCCGGGGCTGCTCACCATCGACACGTATCGTGTGGGTGGCATGGAACAGTTGGCCACGTACGCCGAGCTGGCCGATGTGCCGTTCGAAGTGGTGTACGATGAGAAGGAAGTGGATGCGGCGATGAAGCGTCTCTCGCAGACGTGCGACATCGTCATCGTGGACACACCGGGCCGCAGCCCCGCGAGCGCCGAACTCACCGAACGGTGGCGTTCCCTGCTCGACACGATTGCGCCCGATGAAGTGCATCTCGTGATCCCGGCGACGTTGCGTGCGGATCTCGCCGTGGATATTGGCCGAGCCTATCGGGGCACGCGCGCACACTGCGGCACGACCCATCTGTTGTTGTCGAAGCTCGATGAAGTGCCGCGCGAAACCGGTGTGACCGATCTGGCGCTGTCGCTGGAAATGCCGACACGCTGGATTGCCGATGGCCAGGATGTCCCGGCCGATCTCAAGCCCGGCGTCGCGCGACTGCTGCGCAACCTCGGCCTGAGCGCCGATGCCGAGCCGGATTGGATGCCCGCATGA